The segment ACATCGCGTCCGTTCAGCGCGTGGGGGATCGCTTGTTTCTGGATCGGTGTCGGGTTTTTCAAACCCATCTTCTTCAGGCGCGCCACCAATACCGGTGGCAGGTCCATCATGTCGAAATCGCTCATTTATTGTCTTTCTGCGCACGAAGTATCCCGCACGCTTTTGTGTCGGGCACCAAAGGCACCCCATGGGATCACGCGAAACCGGATCACAGGCAGAGGCCAATTGCCTGAACCTGTCCGTCGCGTTTCGCCCCACGCGTGATTTTGGGAACATCGGCGGCCTTGGTCAGCCGGACCACAGTTACGGGTCTGGCACTGCTCACGCGGCAGAAGGCTTCGCTTGGTCTTCACATGGGGTACTGCGCCGCATAAGTCAACCAGCCCCGCCAAATGGTCGAAAACTGGCCAATATCCGCAAAAGACCGGACCGCCGTGACCGCGAAACACTGGCACCACAAGAAAAAGGGCGCTACACGACCCCCACCTCACGATCCAAGGGCCGGTACTATGGGTAAATCCATCATCACACGCTGCGAAGGCATGGGCCTGCGCATGACGGGCCAGCGCCGCATCATCGCGCAGGTCATCGAAGACAGCGCCGATCACCCCGACGTCGAGGAACTGTATACCCGCGCGTCAAACCGCGACGCGGCCATTTCCATTGCAACGGTCTATCGCACCGTCAAACTGTTCGAGGAGGCCGGCATTCTCGACAAATTGGAATTCGGGGACGGGCGCGCGCGCTATGAAGATGCCGAACGCGACCATCACGATCATCTGATTGATCTTAACTCTGGTGCTGTGATCGAATTTGTCGATGCCGAAATCGAAGCGCTGCAAGAACGGATCGCACAGAAGCTCGGTTATGAGCTGCGCGGTCACCGGCTTGAACTTTATGGCGTGCCCATTAACAAGCCCGACAGCTAAGACCTTGCCCCTGCCCGCCAAACCCGTCATCTGAGTTCTCGACAGAGTGACGTTTCGCAACACGCAAGGAAACCCGATGGACAATATACGCGGCGCAGTGCTGATGGTGCTGTCGATGCTGGGGTTTGCTGGCGAAGACATGTTCATCAAACTGCTTTCGGACGCCGCAAGTGTCGGGCAAATTCTGGTGATGCTGGGCCTTGGCGGCGCGACGGTCTTTGGCACCATCGTGGTGATACAGCGCAAGCCGCTGTTTTCGCGCGATATGATTTCGGCCCCGATTGGCCTGCGGGCCCTCGGCGAAATGATCGGCACGATTGCCTTTGTCTCGGCCCTTTCCCTGACACCGATTTCGAGTGCTTCTGCGATTTTGCAGGCCACGCCACTGGTGGTGACATTGGGAGCAGCCCTGTTTTTGAATGAACCCGTTGGCTGGCGGCGCTGGAGCGCGATCTGTGTTGGCCTTTTCGGGGTGCTGTTGATCATCCGCCCCGGCATGGACAGCTTTGAAGTCCTTTCTTTGCTCGCGGTTGTTGCCGTCTTTATGCTGGCGCTGCGCGATCTGGCAACGCGGCGCACCCCATCGACGATTTCGACAATGCAACTCAGCTTCCTTGGGTTTCTTGTGCTGGTCCCTGCGGGTCTGGGATTAATGCTGGCCACAGGAACGCCGTTTGTCCGCTTCGCTGGTACGCAATGGGTGTATTTCCTTTCGGCCCTGACCATCGGACTGTTCGCCTATTATGCGATTGTTGCCGCGATGCGGGTCGGCGAAGTTAGCTTCGTGACGCCCTTCCGCTATTCCCGTCTGGTGTTTGCGCTGGTCATCGGCGTGAGCGTGTTCAACGAATCCCCTGACGCGCTGACCCTGATCGGCGCGACGATCATCGTGGCGTCCGGCATTTACACCGTCTGGCGCGAACGTCGCGTGGCACAACGCAGCTAAAGCCAAAAGCAAAGTCCTTTCCCAATGCCGCTTGTCGGGGTAAGAACCCCCAACAGCCATCAAAGGACAAATCAATGAGCACCATCGTCGATATTCACGCCCGCGAAATCCTTGACAGCCGGGGCAATCCAACCGTCGAAGTCGACGTGATCCTTGAAGATGGCACAATGGGCCGCGCGGCTGTCCCCTCTGGCGCGTCCACGGGTGCCTATGAAGCGGTAGAGCGGCGCGATGGCGATAAATCCCGCTACATGGGCAAAGGCGTGTTGGAAGCCTGCGCGGCTGTGAACGGCGAAATCGGCGATGCGCTGGTGGGGCTTGATGCCACCGAACAGGTCGAGCTGGACGAGATCATGATCGAACTCGACGGCACGGAAAACAAATCCCGTCTGGGTGCGAACGCGATCCTTGGTGTGTCCCTGGCGGCGGCCAAGGCGGCAGCAGATTTCTGCACCCAGCCGCTGTTTCGCTATGTCGGCGGCACGTCCGCGCGTGTCCTGCCGGTGCCGATGATGAACATCATCAACGGTGGCGAACATGCCGACAACCCGATCGACATTCAGGAATTCATGATCATGCCGGTCGCCGCGGACAACATCCGCGACGCCGTGCGCATGGGGGCCGAGGTGTTCCACACGTTGAAAGGCGAACTTTCAGCGGCAGGCTTGTCCACAGGTATCGGTGATGAGGGCGGCTTCGCTCCGAACATCAGCTCCACCCGCGATGCCCTTGATTTTATTCTAAAATCCATAGAAAAGGCGGGTTATAAGCCGGGCGAGGATATGTATCTGGCCCTCGACTGCGCGGCGACAGAATACTACAAGAACGGAAAATATGAATTATCCGGTGAAAACAAGAGCCTGAGCAGCGCAGAGAATGTAGATTACCTTGCCGCGCTGGTAGCAGATTACCCCATCATCTCTATCGAAGACGGCATGTCCGAAGATGACTGGGACGGCTGGAAAGCACTGACCGACAAATTGGGCGACAAGGTCCAGCTGGTCGGCGACGATCTGTTCGTGACCAACCCGGCGCGTCTGGCCGATGGCATCGCCAAAGGGTCGGCCAACTCCATGCTGGTCAAGGTCAACCAGATCGGCACGCTGACTGAAACGCTCAAAGCCGTTGATATGGCGCACCGTGCAGGGTTCACCAATGTGATGTCCCACCGCTCCGGCGAAACCGAAGATGCCACGATTGCCGATCTTGCCGTGGCTACAAACTGCGGCCAGATCAAAACCGGCTCGCTGGCACGCTCCGACAGATTGGCGAAATACAACCAGCTGATCCGCATCGAGGAAATGCTGGGCGAAACGGCAGAATTTGCCGGTCGCAGCATCCTGAAATAATTACGGAAAGGGGTGCGGCCTCGCGCTGCACCCTCACCCTATGTCTGATATCATCCTAACCCAAGCGACAAGCCCCGCAGATCTGGACGCCGTGCGTGACCTTTGCTGGGCGTACCGCGATTTCCTATTGTCCAATTCAGCCATCGACAAAGAAATCACCGAGACGTTTTACCCCGTCCCGAAATACACCACGTTAATGGCCCAATTGCCCGAGCTGCACGCCCGCCCTACGGGCATTGTGCTGCTGGCGCGTGACGCCGACGGCACCGCTTTGGGCTGTGGCATGACCCATGCGCTGGATGATGACACGTCGGAGGTAAAGCGGGTCTTTGTGAATGATGCCGCGCGCGGCAAAGGTGTGGCCGCGTTGATCTGCAATGCGTTGATCACCCAAGCCAAGGCGGACGGATTTACCCGCATCGTGCTCGACACCTCCAAAAGCCTGCACGCCGCACAACGGCTGTACCTGCGCTTGGGCTTCACCCCTTGCGGTCCCTACCAACCCATTCCTAATGATGTGCTGCCCGAACTGCTGTTTTACTCCCGCGCCCTCTGAACCCACACCTGACGGGGCCACCGTCCCATGGGCTTCATCTTGCCAATAAACTCAGCCCTGCCTTGCCCGCCCTCTATACGGCTTGCGTTCAACGCGGCGCGACCTAACCGTCTGGCAGACTGACGGTCCCGCCGCCCACAGCTGCTCGCACGCCCGTTGTCGTGGCGCAAGAGGTCGCCAGCCCCCGTGCCACCCGCACCGCCAGATAGGCAAAGGCCTGTGCCTCAAGCATGTCGCCGTCCAGCCCGATTTCTTCGATGGCCATCACAGGGCAATCCAGACTAACCGCCAGCATCTGCATCAATACCGGGTTGTTACGCCCGCCCCCCGTCACCAGCACCCGTGACGGTAGGCTTGGACAATGCTGCATCGCCTCTGCCACACCAGCCGCGCACATCGCGGTCAGCGTGGCAGCAGCGTCCGCATCAGACAACTCAACAACCAAGGCCACCATCTCGGCAAAATCATTGCGATCCAGTGACTTGGGTGGAATACGGGCAAAATACGGCTCTGCCAGAAACAGCTCCAATGCCCCCTGCTCCACTGTGCCTTTTGCCGCCAGTTTCCCCCCTTCGTCAAAGGCCATGCCAAGACGGCTTTGCATCAGATCGTTGATTGGCGCATTAGCGGGTCCGGTATCAAACGCCAGCAAAGCCCCGGCATCTTGGGGCCGTGCTACCGACGGATCCACCCAGGTGAGATTCCCCACCCCGCCCAAATTCAGAAAGCCGACAGGTTCGGTTAATCCGGCAAAGCGCGCACAAGCGTGGTGGAAAAACGGGGCGAGTGGCGCACCCTCCCCGCCGAGTTCGACATCCGCACTGCGAAAATCCCAGACCACAGGACAGCCCAAACGCTGCGCCAATGCCGCACCATCCCCGACCTGCAAGGTGCCCTGCTGTCTTGGCGCATGCGACAGGGTCTGGCCGTGAAATCCAATGATATCAACGCGCTCCATCGGATCTAGCAAGGCCACATGTGCGCGCTCCACCACCTCTGCCGCCGCCTGAACCGCCGCGCCCTGCCACTGACCAAAGCCCGCAGCGATCGTGCTGCGTTCATCAGCCGCGTAGCCGCGATAGGCGGTTGGCCCGAATTCCACAATGTCGTGCCCGTCTGTCACCAGAACCGCCGCATCCACACCGTCGAGCGATGTCCCCGACATCGCCCCCAATGCCCGCACCGGTCCGTCTTTGCTGATTGCCCTGCTCATACCCTGCCCCATACCTCGGGCCTTTCCCTTGGCGACCCTTGCGCCTATAGATGCCCCGCAAACCAAGCGTGAGGCAAGACACCATGACCTACCATCCCAAATCGGATTTCATTGCAGTGATGATGGAGCGCGGTTTTCTCGCTGATTGTACCGACTATCAAGGTCTGGACGATGCCTTTGCCGCGGGTGTTGTGCCCGCCTATATCGGCTATGATGCGACGGCCAAATCGCTGCACGTCGGTCACTTGATGAACATCATGGTGCTGCGCTGGTTGCAAAAGTGCGGCCATAAACCGATCACCCTGATGGGCGGCGGCACCACCAAAGTGGGCGATCCGTCTTTTCGCAGCGATGAACGTCCCCTGCTTGGCCCCGACCAGATCGGTGCGAACATTTCAGGCATGCAGCAGGTCTTTGCGAAATACCTGCAATACGGCGACGGCGCGACCGATGCCTTGATGTTGAATAACGCGGAATGGCTGGACGGTCTGAACTACCTTGATTTCCTGCGCGACATCGGGCGGCATTTCAGTGTGAACCGCATGCTCAGCTTTGAAAGCGTCAAATCGCGGCTGGATCGCGAACAATCGCTGTCCTTCCTCGAATTCAACTACATGATTCTACAAGCCTATGATTTTCTGGAGCTGAACCGGCGCTACGGCTGTCTGTTGCAGATGGGCGGGTCGGATCAGTGGGGCAATATCGTCAACGGGATCGACCTGACGCGCCGCGTGCTTGATAACGAGATTTACGGGCTGACCACACCCCTGCTGACCACGTCGGACGGGCGTAAGATGGGCAAGTCGCAAGGCGGGGCCATCTGGTTGAATGGCGACATGTTGTCCCCTTATGAATTCTGGCAGTTCTGGCGCAACACGACAGATGCGGATACCGGCAAGTTCCTCAAGCTGTTCACAGAGTTGCCCGTCGACGAATGCAACCGTCTGGGCGCCCTTGAAGGGTCCGAAATCAACGCGGCCAAAATCATTCTAGCCAATGAGGTCACCAAATTGCTGCACGGCGCGGAAGCTGCGGCCGCCGCAGAAGCCACCGCGCGGGAAGTTTTTGAAAAGGGCGGCGTTGGCGATGATCTTCCGACACTTACCCTGTCGACAGCCGATATCGGTGACGGCATTTCCATCGTGCAACTGCTGGTCAAATCCGGCCTTGCCGGATCAGGCAAAGAAGCCAAACGCCTGATTTCCGAAAACGGGGCCAAAATCAACGACGCCGCCCTGACCGATGCCGGCTTGATGGTGGATGCTGCAGCCCTAGCCACACCGATCAAGCTGAGCGCGGGTAAAAAACGCCACGCCCTCGTGCAAATCGGCTAAGCGTTTAACGCGGTTTTAACCAAAACACCGGCTTCATCGGACCCATGTTCGATGAAGCCCGCCCTGTCCTGACCCCGTTGATGCAAGACCCCGCATTTGCACATGCGCTGCATCTGTGCGGGCAAAGGCCGATGTTTCTGCCAGACGGCCTGATGCTGCTGCATCGCCGCATTGCCGGCGTCAGATTGTTGATGCTGCCCCGTGCCGCGCCACCGCATGATCTGGCCGCGCAGCTTCGGGCGATCGGATTGCACCGCACGCCCCTGATCCTGTCGCCACAAACCCCCTGCCCCATGCCGCGTAGCCTGCGGTTACGCAAAGGGGGTGATAGGGCAGTTCTGGACCTGTCGGGCAGCGACGAGGACAGGCGCGCAGCACTCCATCCAAAATGGCGCAACCAGTTGAAACGGGGCGAAAAGGCCGGGTTAAAGATCACCCGCAAACCTTTGCCCGCCGACCCTGATACAGAGATCCTGCGCCAAGAGGTGCGCCAGGCACAACAGCGCGGATATGCGAACTGGCCACCGCCCTTAACTGCGAGTTTCGCCGCTGCCGCCCCACGTCAAACCCACGTGTTTCGCGCCCATCACAAGGGGCGTGTGGTGGCCCATATGCTGTTTCTGACCCATGGAGCGTGCGCGACCTACCACCTTGGCTACATCACCGACACAGGCAAAGCCCTGTCAGCGCATAACCTGCTTTTGTGGCGGGCCTGCTGTTACTTTGCGAAACGGGGGGCCGCGCAACTTGACCTTGGGGTGCTCTCCGATGAGACGCCGGCCTTGGACCGGTTTAAACTGCGCTGCGGGGCCACACGGCATGCCACGGGCGGCACCCATCTTTACTGGCGGCCCTTCGCGCGGGGCTAACCGGCTGCGCGGTCTTCCAGATCTAGCCATTCCTCTTCCGACGCGGCCAGTTTTTCCTGACGTGCGACAAGCGCTTCCATCGCCTTTTTGAACTTCACCGGTTCGCGGGTGAACAGATCAGGATCGGCTAACAAACCCTCAACCTTGGCAATCTCCGCCTCCAGCCGCGCAATCTCTGCGGGCAAAGCCTCCAGCCGGTGCTTTTCGGTAAAGCTCAGACCGGTTTTCTCAGCTTTTTTGGGCTCTGCCTTGGCCACGGCAGGTTTTTTGGTCTCTGTTACGCTGGTCGCGAAATCATCCTGTCCGCGCTGCGTCAGATAATCGGACCAACCACCGGCATAAACTGTCGCGCGCCCGTCGCCTTCCATGGCAATGGTCGTGGCCGCCACACGGTCCAGAAAATCACGGTCGTGGCTGACCAGAATCACCGTGCCGTCATATTGGCCCAATAACTCCTGCAACAGATCCAGCGTTTCCACATCCAGATCGTTTGTCGGTTCATCGAGGACCAACAGGTTGCTTTCCCGCGCCATGATCTTGGCCAGCAACAAACGTGCCTTTTCGCCCCCTGACAAGGACCGCACCGGCGCGCGCGCCTGCCCTTCGTCGAACAGGAATTCCTTTAAGTACCCGACAACATGCTTGGGGTTACCGCGCACCAGAACCTGATCCGCCTTGCCCGACACCCGCATATCCGGATCACCGGTCAGTGATTCCCAGAGGGTCATATCCCCGTCGAGCTGTGCGCGCGCCTGATCGAACAGCGCCAACGCGAGGTTCGTACCCAGAGTTACCTCGCCCTCGTCGGGGGTTTCCTTGCCGATCAGCATGTTCAACAATGTCGTTTTGCCAACACCATTCGGCCCGACCAGCGCAATGCGATCCCCGCGCTGCACCTTCAGGGAAAAATCGCGCACAATGGTCTTATCGCCAAAGCGCTTGGTGATGTTGACCGCTTCCATCACCTTGCGACCGGATTTTGGCCCCGCCTCAAGCGCCATCGCGGCGGCACCTTGGCGGTTGATTTGTGCGGAACGTTCGGCCCGTAAATCCTGCAACGCCCGAACGCGCCCCTGATTACGCTTGCGCCGCGCCGAGATGCCCTCAACGGCCCACCGCGCCTCTGCCTTGATCTTGCGGTTCAATTTGTGGCGCTGGGTGTCTTCTTCTTCCCAGACCTGATCGCGCCACGCCTCGAAGGCTGCGAAGCCTTTTTCCTGCCGTTTGACAGAACCGCGATCAATCCAAAGAGTTGCGCGGGTCAATTCACGCAAAAACGCGCGGTCGTGACTGATAATCACAAAGGCTGTGC is part of the Sulfitobacter geojensis genome and harbors:
- a CDS encoding Fur family transcriptional regulator, whose amino-acid sequence is MGKSIITRCEGMGLRMTGQRRIIAQVIEDSADHPDVEELYTRASNRDAAISIATVYRTVKLFEEAGILDKLEFGDGRARYEDAERDHHDHLIDLNSGAVIEFVDAEIEALQERIAQKLGYELRGHRLELYGVPINKPDS
- a CDS encoding DMT family transporter produces the protein MDNIRGAVLMVLSMLGFAGEDMFIKLLSDAASVGQILVMLGLGGATVFGTIVVIQRKPLFSRDMISAPIGLRALGEMIGTIAFVSALSLTPISSASAILQATPLVVTLGAALFLNEPVGWRRWSAICVGLFGVLLIIRPGMDSFEVLSLLAVVAVFMLALRDLATRRTPSTISTMQLSFLGFLVLVPAGLGLMLATGTPFVRFAGTQWVYFLSALTIGLFAYYAIVAAMRVGEVSFVTPFRYSRLVFALVIGVSVFNESPDALTLIGATIIVASGIYTVWRERRVAQRS
- the eno gene encoding phosphopyruvate hydratase; translation: MSTIVDIHAREILDSRGNPTVEVDVILEDGTMGRAAVPSGASTGAYEAVERRDGDKSRYMGKGVLEACAAVNGEIGDALVGLDATEQVELDEIMIELDGTENKSRLGANAILGVSLAAAKAAADFCTQPLFRYVGGTSARVLPVPMMNIINGGEHADNPIDIQEFMIMPVAADNIRDAVRMGAEVFHTLKGELSAAGLSTGIGDEGGFAPNISSTRDALDFILKSIEKAGYKPGEDMYLALDCAATEYYKNGKYELSGENKSLSSAENVDYLAALVADYPIISIEDGMSEDDWDGWKALTDKLGDKVQLVGDDLFVTNPARLADGIAKGSANSMLVKVNQIGTLTETLKAVDMAHRAGFTNVMSHRSGETEDATIADLAVATNCGQIKTGSLARSDRLAKYNQLIRIEEMLGETAEFAGRSILK
- a CDS encoding GNAT family N-acetyltransferase, with the protein product MSDIILTQATSPADLDAVRDLCWAYRDFLLSNSAIDKEITETFYPVPKYTTLMAQLPELHARPTGIVLLARDADGTALGCGMTHALDDDTSEVKRVFVNDAARGKGVAALICNALITQAKADGFTRIVLDTSKSLHAAQRLYLRLGFTPCGPYQPIPNDVLPELLFYSRAL
- a CDS encoding anhydro-N-acetylmuramic acid kinase, with translation MSRAISKDGPVRALGAMSGTSLDGVDAAVLVTDGHDIVEFGPTAYRGYAADERSTIAAGFGQWQGAAVQAAAEVVERAHVALLDPMERVDIIGFHGQTLSHAPRQQGTLQVGDGAALAQRLGCPVVWDFRSADVELGGEGAPLAPFFHHACARFAGLTEPVGFLNLGGVGNLTWVDPSVARPQDAGALLAFDTGPANAPINDLMQSRLGMAFDEGGKLAAKGTVEQGALELFLAEPYFARIPPKSLDRNDFAEMVALVVELSDADAAATLTAMCAAGVAEAMQHCPSLPSRVLVTGGGRNNPVLMQMLAVSLDCPVMAIEEIGLDGDMLEAQAFAYLAVRVARGLATSCATTTGVRAAVGGGTVSLPDG
- the tyrS gene encoding tyrosine--tRNA ligase, with amino-acid sequence MTYHPKSDFIAVMMERGFLADCTDYQGLDDAFAAGVVPAYIGYDATAKSLHVGHLMNIMVLRWLQKCGHKPITLMGGGTTKVGDPSFRSDERPLLGPDQIGANISGMQQVFAKYLQYGDGATDALMLNNAEWLDGLNYLDFLRDIGRHFSVNRMLSFESVKSRLDREQSLSFLEFNYMILQAYDFLELNRRYGCLLQMGGSDQWGNIVNGIDLTRRVLDNEIYGLTTPLLTTSDGRKMGKSQGGAIWLNGDMLSPYEFWQFWRNTTDADTGKFLKLFTELPVDECNRLGALEGSEINAAKIILANEVTKLLHGAEAAAAAEATAREVFEKGGVGDDLPTLTLSTADIGDGISIVQLLVKSGLAGSGKEAKRLISENGAKINDAALTDAGLMVDAAALATPIKLSAGKKRHALVQIG
- a CDS encoding GNAT family N-acetyltransferase, translating into MFDEARPVLTPLMQDPAFAHALHLCGQRPMFLPDGLMLLHRRIAGVRLLMLPRAAPPHDLAAQLRAIGLHRTPLILSPQTPCPMPRSLRLRKGGDRAVLDLSGSDEDRRAALHPKWRNQLKRGEKAGLKITRKPLPADPDTEILRQEVRQAQQRGYANWPPPLTASFAAAAPRQTHVFRAHHKGRVVAHMLFLTHGACATYHLGYITDTGKALSAHNLLLWRACCYFAKRGAAQLDLGVLSDETPALDRFKLRCGATRHATGGTHLYWRPFARG
- a CDS encoding ABC-F family ATP-binding cassette domain-containing protein is translated as MARAPLLQLNDISLTFGGDPVFEGLSLVVQAGDRVALVGRNGSGKSTLMKVMAGLVEADSGDVIAGPGVSVGYMEQDPDLSGYETLGDFASATLELSEMYKVERAGEGLKFDPERPVATASGGERRRAALARLMAEEPELMLLDEPTNHLDIEAIRWLEDELKGTRTAFVIISHDRAFLRELTRATLWIDRGSVKRQEKGFAAFEAWRDQVWEEEDTQRHKLNRKIKAEARWAVEGISARRKRNQGRVRALQDLRAERSAQINRQGAAAMALEAGPKSGRKVMEAVNITKRFGDKTIVRDFSLKVQRGDRIALVGPNGVGKTTLLNMLIGKETPDEGEVTLGTNLALALFDQARAQLDGDMTLWESLTGDPDMRVSGKADQVLVRGNPKHVVGYLKEFLFDEGQARAPVRSLSGGEKARLLLAKIMARESNLLVLDEPTNDLDVETLDLLQELLGQYDGTVILVSHDRDFLDRVAATTIAMEGDGRATVYAGGWSDYLTQRGQDDFATSVTETKKPAVAKAEPKKAEKTGLSFTEKHRLEALPAEIARLEAEIAKVEGLLADPDLFTREPVKFKKAMEALVARQEKLAASEEEWLDLEDRAAG